ACCCCATCGCCAAAGACCGCCATGCACCGCGCCCTCGGCATCTCCAAAGAGATCGAGGATGCAGCTTGGTTCGTACTGGGCCCGGGCCTACACGGCCATCCGTCGGCCCTGGACGGGCGCACCATGACGTGGACGGCGGACGCCGCGAACGAGCTGCTCGAACGCCTCGAAGCCGGCGCCGCCGACCCGAAGGCGCCCATGATGACCAACCTCCGGCAGAACCTTGAGGGCGCCTCCCGCGGGGCCAAGCAGCTGGCCGTGGAACTGTTGTTCCTGCAGTCCTTGCCCCTCGCGCACGAGGTGAAGTCGCTCAAGGTCAAGCGGGCCCGCGTGGCCGAGGCCGCCTCCTGGCTGGAACCGCCGCTGGAACTCCCGGACGAGCTCTACGCCGGCATGACGGACCATGGCGTGATCCGGGACCGCACCGCGGAATTCAACTGGACCATCTGGGACCACCTGAAATGGCTCTGCCGCTTCGTTGCCCACGTCGATAGTCAGCCCACGGCCGCGGTGCAGGCCGCCCTCGAGGACCCGCTGGCCTTCCACGATCTCACCGCCGGCACCCCCGAGGACCAGCCCGCGATCCGCCGGAGCATCGAGTTCCTGGTCTGGCCCGGCTACTTCGAGCCCGTTGTGGCCGACGTCGAACGCCAGGAAATCCGCGATGCCTTCGCCTCCCTGGTCGGCGGCGCCAGGGGCGACTCGGACGAGGAAGTCTCCGCCGACATCCACCGCATCCGGCTGCACCTCGACGAGCAGGCCGGCCAGCGGATCGACTGGTACTCCCGGCAGCTCGTCAGCCAGTGGCGGAAGGTGGGCGACCCCGGCCGGCGCGCCTGGCTCCTGCGCAGCCACCACGACAACGCCGAGCTGCTCGCCGCGTGGCAGGACGAGGAAGCGGTGACGCTCGACGTCGAGCACCTCCGCCTGCTGGATCCCGGCGTGACCGCCGGGCTGGTCCAGCACGCCGTGGACGAGGACTACAAACACCTGAGCTACGTGGAGCGCGAGGACACCAAGACTGCCGTCTTCGCGTTCCTGACGGTGATGAAACCGGGCGACCTCACGCTGTACCAGAGTTCCGGCGCCGTCCGGGTGGGGGTGGTGCTGGGCGAGCCCGAGCATCACGAGGACAACCGCCGGCTGCGCCGCAAGGTCCGCTGGTTCGACGAGGTCCACTCGACGGCCGAATTGCCCCGCCACGTGCAGCGCCAGCTGGCCAGCTCCGGCCTGATCGTCGACGTCACCAGGGTGATCCAGGCGCTCGACACGCTGCTCCCGGCCGAAGCCGAGTCGGAGCCGGACGACGGCGCCGAGCCGGACGCCGTCGTCGAACCACCGTGTGAGGGATTCCGCCCATTGACGGCCGAATTCGCCGCGTCGCTGCACATGGACCTCGAACCTTTGCAGGAGATCGCCGAACTGCTGGAGGAAAACCGTCAGCTGGTCCTTTACGGTCCTCCCGGCACCGGAAAGACCTACCTGGCCAAGCACCTCGCGGCCGAGCTGGCCGGCGATACCGGCGACGAACGGGTCAAGCTGGTGCAGTTCCACCCCTCCTACGCCTATGAGGACTTCTTCGAGGGGTACCGTCCGGACAAGACCGACGAAGGCCAGGTCTCCTTCAAACTGGTCGCCGGACCGTTGCGCCGGCTCGCCGAGGAGGCCGCGAAACCGGGCAACGAGAGCAAGCCGTACTTCCTGATCATCGACGAGATGAACCGGGCCAACTTGGCGAAGGTCTTCGGCGAGCTGTACTTCCTGCTCGAATACCGTGACGACCGGATCTACCTGCAGTACAGCCCCACCGAGCCGTTCTCGCTGCCGGACAACCTGTACATCATCGGCACCATGAACACCGCGGACCGCTCCATCGCGATGATGGACGCGGCCATCCGCCGCCGGTTCTCGTTCATCGAACTCCACCCCAAGACCGAGCCCGTCAAGGGAACGCTGCTGCGCTTCCTGCAGGCCCGCGACCTGGACACCACGCCGGCGTTGCTGCTCGATGAGCTGAACAACGCCATCGACGAGTGGGACCGCGACCTCATGATCGGGCCGTCGTACTTCATGAAGAAGGCGGCCCAGACCCCCACCGGGCTGCGCCGGATCTGGAAGTACGAGTTGATGCCGCTGCTGGAGGAGCACTACCACGGCCAGCTCAACCGGGCCCAGCTGGAGGAGCGGTTCGGTCTGGAGCAGCTGTTGGGCCGCCTTGCGCGCGTCTAGTCCCGCCCTGGACCGCGCCGTCCGGCACATCGTCCTGGACGAGCTGTCCGGGGGAGTGGTGGAACGGATCGACGCCGGCAGCGCCGCCTACATCAACGGCAGCGGCCTGGCCAAGGCCTCGCCGTTGGGCATGGGCCTGTTCCGGATCGAACCGGTCGGCAAGGTCGGCTCCGTGCGGACCCCCTCGGTCCAGCTGGAGGTCCGGCCCAAGGAGCGGCTGGGCCTCGGCCGGCTGTTGTTCTTACTGGGCTACACGGAGAACCAGGGCTTCCGGGACGACGCCGTTGCCGCCGTCGAGGACACCGATCTCTGGAGCGCCCTGGCCGAGTCGCTGGCCCAGTTCGCGGACCGTGCCCTCAGCCGCGGGGTGCTGCAGGGGTACCTGAACGTTGACGAGTCGCTCCGCACCGTCAAGGGCCGGATCCGGATTTCGGACCAGATCTCGCGCCGCCCCGGCATGCTCGTGCCGCTGGAGGTCTCCTACGACGAGTTCACCGAGGACATCCCGGAGAACCGCATCTTGCGCGCGGCCCTCGAACGGA
The nucleotide sequence above comes from Arthrobacter sp. KBS0702. Encoded proteins:
- a CDS encoding McrB family protein; this encodes MTPSPKTAMHRALGISKEIEDAAWFVLGPGLHGHPSALDGRTMTWTADAANELLERLEAGAADPKAPMMTNLRQNLEGASRGAKQLAVELLFLQSLPLAHEVKSLKVKRARVAEAASWLEPPLELPDELYAGMTDHGVIRDRTAEFNWTIWDHLKWLCRFVAHVDSQPTAAVQAALEDPLAFHDLTAGTPEDQPAIRRSIEFLVWPGYFEPVVADVERQEIRDAFASLVGGARGDSDEEVSADIHRIRLHLDEQAGQRIDWYSRQLVSQWRKVGDPGRRAWLLRSHHDNAELLAAWQDEEAVTLDVEHLRLLDPGVTAGLVQHAVDEDYKHLSYVEREDTKTAVFAFLTVMKPGDLTLYQSSGAVRVGVVLGEPEHHEDNRRLRRKVRWFDEVHSTAELPRHVQRQLASSGLIVDVTRVIQALDTLLPAEAESEPDDGAEPDAVVEPPCEGFRPLTAEFAASLHMDLEPLQEIAELLEENRQLVLYGPPGTGKTYLAKHLAAELAGDTGDERVKLVQFHPSYAYEDFFEGYRPDKTDEGQVSFKLVAGPLRRLAEEAAKPGNESKPYFLIIDEMNRANLAKVFGELYFLLEYRDDRIYLQYSPTEPFSLPDNLYIIGTMNTADRSIAMMDAAIRRRFSFIELHPKTEPVKGTLLRFLQARDLDTTPALLLDELNNAIDEWDRDLMIGPSYFMKKAAQTPTGLRRIWKYELMPLLEEHYHGQLNRAQLEERFGLEQLLGRLARV